In the Arachis ipaensis cultivar K30076 chromosome B10, Araip1.1, whole genome shotgun sequence genome, one interval contains:
- the LOC107624356 gene encoding B3 domain-containing transcription factor VRN1 translates to MASSSRQQNKHSPSTSTETSFFKIILRKALQDGNFKLTKKFTRQYGSVLSNPLYLKPPDGTEWKVYWTNHDGVILFKKGWKEFVAYYSLDHGHLLYFEYNIGTSHIEVRIHDMSCHQIEYPANDHIKEQLPRRDQQPVKRPKESKTRDVDSSPNTQNMRLNEEQQKKRLNEPLPGGVRGQPEKKMRALVSSASKSRQLENDTQIRDGERSLSSHGIKSKEKNHEVPVSVNQDSNGKRNRRRKDSESSVRLCPARPESLKEAKKFKREKPSFIIKITQRSQTRAPCYFSTKFFRKYFENNPQNANIRFGKKLFPVKLIYRPSSCVAFISAGWNLFARASKLQAGDVCLFKLINRKDPVFDVHICRRQRRESLSKPVTRVIQLPKEAKELNSQNPSFMVKIKDSDPRRSRPNLSAIFYRKYFKKNQQDVKLQFEKELWPATIIYNPSSKNSFISAGWSSFARASKLEAGDVCVFELINKKDLFDVHICRAQC, encoded by the exons ATGGCTTCCTCTAGCCGTCAACAAAACAAGCATTCTCCTTCTACTTCTACTGAGACCAGTTTCTTTAAGATTATTCTCAGAAAAGCTCTTCAAGATGGAAACTTT AAGTTGACAAAAAAGTTCACTAGACAATATGGTTCTGTCTTATCAAACCCATTGTATCTTAAGCCTCCAGATGGTACTGAATGGAAAGTCTATTGGACTAATCATGATGGTGTAATTTTGTTTAAAAAGGGTTGGAAAGAGTTTGTTGCATATTACTCTCTTGATCATGGCCATTTATTATACTTTGAGTATAATATTGGAACTTCTCACATTGAAGTACGCATACATGACATGAGTTGCCACCAAATAGAGTATCCTGCCAATGATCATATCAAAGAGCAGTTGCCACGCAGGGACCAGCAGCCGGTGAAAAGGCCAAAAGAATCAAAAACTAGAGATGTGGATAGCAGTCCCAACACCCAAAACATGAGACTTAATGAGGAACAGCAGAAGAAAAGATTGAATGAACCACTGCCAGGAGGAGTCCGGGGCCAACCGGAGAAAAAAATGAGAGCACTAGTGTCTTCTGCTTCTAAAAGTAGACAGTTGGAAAATGACACACAAATTAGGGATGGTGAAAGAAGCCTCAGTTCACACGGTATTAAATCCAAAGAGAAAAACCATGAGGTGCCAGTGTCTGTCAATCAAGATTCTAATG GcaaaaggaatagaagaagaaaagattctGAATCTTCTGTTAGGCTCTGTCCTGCAAGACCTGAATCTCTGAAAGAAGCTAAGAAGTTTAAGCGGGAAAAGCCCTCTTTCATCATCAAGATAACGCAACGGTCTCAAACGAGAGCACCATGT TACTTTTCAACTAAATTCTTCAGAAAGTATTTTGAAAATAATCCACAAAATGCAAATATAAGGTTTGGAAAGAAGTTGTTCCCTGTTAAGTTGATCTATAGGCCATCATCATGTGTTGCCTTTATCTCTGCTGGTTGGAACCTTTTTGCTCGAGCTAGTAAATTACAAGCCGGAGATGTTTGTTTGTTTAAGCTCATCAATAGAAAGGATCCGGTGTTTGATGTTCACATTTGTCGTCGACAACGCCGCG AATCACTTTCCAAACCAGTGACTCGTGTGATTCAGCTCCCGAAAGAAGCTAAGGAGCTCAACTCACAAAATCCCTCTTTCATGGTCAAGATAAAAGACAGTGATCCAAGGAGATCAAGGCCT aacttatcagctaTCTTTTACAGAAAGTATTTTAAAAAGAATCAACAGGATGTAAAATTACAGTTCGAAAAGGAGTTGTGGCCTGCTACGATTATCTACAATCCGTCATCGAAAAACAGCTTTATTTCGGCTGGTTGGAGCTCTTTTGCCAGAGCAAGTAAATTAGAAGCTGGAGATGTTTGTGTTTTTGAGCTCATCAATAAAAAAGATCTGTTTGATGTTCATATCTG